A DNA window from Hymenobacter aquaticus contains the following coding sequences:
- a CDS encoding Ig-like domain-containing protein: protein MTQFSSGSIPKLGRLLLLLLGLLATLTAAATAPAAAVTVSVTQPTNNSVVTTIRPVYAGTTGPNTAVTVWVDGGVTRISVTSDASGNWQVRQPTNLSNQFHTVHAVVGTLNSNVVNFTVTPAAPTLTSTTPGGGPEGDTFALTGANLYGVTSIKFDKNPSNPGNVTATSGFTISDDGTQITGIVIPFGARSGLMTVTAPGGISNGIFFDAYLRITVNRLVRQTPTAASTNANSVAFRMILTNSPQPALSASNFTLVASAGITGASITSAAPFSFGSPTYDIVVNTGTGEGTISVQLTSNTPGATRMVSNLPYTAGEVYTIDRTAPTAAAVLSSPLNGAITSGQPAYSGTAEALSRVTVLVDGTSVGTATTTAAGDWTLTQPTPLAAGTHTISTTLQDQAGNDGPAGAASTFVVDLTPTVLTLTPGSAPIGGTISLSGTNLTGVTTITFEKSPNVSTYPTTTSGFVINAAGTQITGIVVPVGAKSGNLTVTSPNGTSSPQFFALVQDLVITGNQTIPPGSYNSITIGSGSTATLSSNVTVTFQLTVADGGTLNTSTYVIGGNGSFTLASGGTLSTANANGIAASGATGAIQTTGTRSFSTDASYSYAGSGAMVTGSGLPSQVRNLTINNFASPVTLSAPVSVAQVVTIGSSGNLVLNGNALTLLSSGAGTAMVVNSGTGIISGNTAVVQRYIDPSLNSGLGYRHYSSPVAAATFADLATGTYTPVVNPDYNTLGNAVTPFPTVFGYNEARLVGTSPITQNFDYGYFSPEALSSNLVRGRGYTGNLDAGSLVDLVGTLNTGSVAVGALTRGTETNSGWHFLGNPYPAPLDWKKVRVNLPTGMIDAVYVYKSTDQYGGTYQVFQNGFGSLPGGIIGSMQGFFVRVSQTVNSFNFISAWRSTTLENPVFNRPAADLRPALQLDLVSSQGTHDPTYVYFEEGATAGLDDHYDAEKLPNTTGLNLASVAVGKGLAVNGLPLMPATLVPLTVGVPVTGSYTLQAASLANFGSTPVYLLDAETGQQVDLTKQSTYRFSASNAALITGRFTLSFGALRPLATNPATLAADVSVYPNPAHEQFSVLIPAVSGATQVEADLLNSLGQVVSHHTAPLPAAGTSLSVSAKGVKAGVYTLRLRAGTTTLTKRVIVQ from the coding sequence ATGACCCAATTTTCCTCTGGTAGTATTCCCAAACTAGGCCGGCTGCTCCTGCTGTTGCTCGGGCTGCTGGCCACGCTGACGGCGGCAGCTACGGCCCCGGCCGCTGCCGTAACCGTTAGCGTTACTCAGCCCACTAATAACAGTGTCGTCACGACTATTCGGCCCGTGTATGCCGGCACCACGGGCCCCAATACCGCTGTAACGGTGTGGGTGGACGGGGGCGTTACCCGGATTTCGGTTACCTCCGATGCCAGCGGAAACTGGCAGGTACGGCAGCCGACCAACCTGAGCAACCAGTTTCACACCGTGCACGCCGTAGTAGGTACGCTGAACAGTAACGTGGTGAACTTCACCGTGACTCCGGCGGCGCCTACGCTCACCTCGACCACGCCCGGCGGCGGGCCGGAGGGCGACACGTTTGCGCTGACCGGCGCCAACCTGTATGGCGTCACGAGCATTAAGTTCGACAAGAATCCCAGCAACCCGGGTAACGTTACCGCTACCTCCGGCTTTACCATCAGCGACGACGGCACCCAGATTACGGGCATCGTGATTCCATTTGGGGCCCGCAGCGGCCTGATGACCGTAACGGCTCCGGGCGGTATCAGCAACGGCATTTTCTTCGATGCCTACCTGCGGATCACCGTCAACAGGCTGGTACGCCAAACGCCCACTGCCGCCTCGACCAACGCTAATAGTGTGGCGTTCCGGATGATCTTGACGAACAGCCCACAACCGGCGCTGAGCGCTAGCAACTTCACGCTGGTCGCCTCCGCTGGTATCACCGGCGCCAGTATTACCAGCGCCGCCCCCTTTAGCTTTGGGTCGCCAACGTACGATATTGTCGTGAATACCGGTACGGGCGAAGGCACGATCAGCGTGCAGCTTACCTCCAACACGCCCGGGGCTACCCGCATGGTGAGCAACCTGCCCTACACGGCCGGCGAAGTATATACCATCGACCGGACCGCGCCCACCGCGGCAGCAGTGCTCAGCTCGCCACTCAACGGCGCTATTACCAGCGGCCAGCCCGCGTACAGCGGCACGGCCGAGGCGCTGAGCCGCGTAACCGTACTGGTAGATGGCACGAGCGTCGGCACGGCCACGACCACCGCGGCCGGCGACTGGACGCTGACTCAGCCCACGCCCCTGGCGGCCGGCACCCACACCATCAGCACCACGCTGCAGGACCAGGCCGGCAACGACGGCCCGGCCGGGGCGGCTTCCACGTTTGTCGTTGACCTGACGCCTACAGTGCTGACGCTGACGCCCGGCTCGGCCCCGATAGGCGGCACGATTTCGCTGAGCGGTACCAACCTGACGGGCGTGACGACCATTACCTTCGAGAAAAGTCCCAACGTCTCGACCTATCCAACCACCACTTCGGGCTTCGTGATAAACGCGGCCGGCACCCAGATTACCGGGATTGTAGTGCCCGTGGGCGCCAAGAGCGGCAACCTGACGGTGACTTCGCCCAACGGCACCAGTAGCCCCCAATTCTTTGCCCTGGTGCAGGACCTGGTAATCACCGGCAACCAGACGATTCCGCCCGGCAGCTACAATAGCATCACCATCGGCAGCGGCAGCACGGCCACGCTTTCCAGCAACGTCACCGTGACCTTCCAGCTGACCGTGGCCGACGGCGGCACGCTCAACACTTCTACCTACGTAATCGGCGGAAATGGCAGCTTCACGCTGGCCTCGGGCGGTACTCTGAGCACGGCTAATGCCAACGGTATTGCGGCCAGCGGCGCTACCGGTGCCATCCAAACCACCGGCACCCGTAGCTTCTCCACCGATGCCAGCTACTCCTACGCCGGCAGCGGGGCAATGGTAACCGGCTCGGGCCTGCCCAGCCAGGTGCGCAACCTGACCATCAACAACTTCGCCAGCCCCGTTACGCTGTCGGCCCCGGTGAGCGTGGCGCAAGTCGTGACCATCGGCTCGTCGGGCAACCTGGTGCTGAACGGCAACGCCCTGACGCTGCTTTCCTCCGGTGCCGGCACGGCTATGGTCGTCAACAGCGGCACGGGCATCATCAGCGGCAATACGGCCGTGGTGCAGCGCTACATTGACCCCAGCCTGAACTCGGGCCTGGGCTACCGCCACTACAGCTCGCCGGTGGCCGCCGCTACCTTCGCCGACCTGGCCACCGGGACCTACACGCCCGTGGTGAACCCCGACTACAATACGCTGGGCAACGCGGTAACTCCTTTCCCGACGGTATTCGGCTACAACGAAGCCCGCCTGGTGGGCACCAGCCCGATAACCCAGAACTTCGACTACGGCTACTTCTCCCCCGAAGCCCTGAGCTCGAACCTGGTGCGGGGCCGCGGCTACACCGGCAACCTCGACGCCGGCAGCCTCGTGGACCTGGTGGGCACGCTCAATACCGGCTCGGTGGCCGTGGGCGCCCTGACCCGGGGCACCGAAACCAACTCGGGCTGGCACTTTCTGGGCAACCCGTACCCCGCGCCGCTAGACTGGAAGAAAGTCCGGGTGAACCTGCCCACCGGTATGATTGATGCCGTGTACGTCTACAAGTCGACGGACCAGTACGGCGGCACTTACCAGGTTTTTCAGAACGGCTTTGGTAGCCTGCCCGGCGGTATCATCGGCTCCATGCAGGGCTTCTTCGTGCGGGTCAGCCAGACGGTCAACTCGTTCAATTTTATCAGCGCCTGGCGTTCTACTACGCTCGAAAACCCCGTTTTCAACCGCCCCGCCGCCGATTTGCGGCCCGCGTTGCAGCTGGACCTGGTCAGCAGCCAAGGCACCCACGACCCGACCTACGTGTACTTCGAGGAAGGCGCCACCGCCGGCCTCGATGACCACTACGACGCCGAGAAGCTGCCCAACACCACCGGCCTGAACCTGGCTTCGGTAGCCGTCGGCAAGGGGTTGGCCGTGAATGGCCTGCCCCTTATGCCAGCCACCCTCGTGCCCCTGACCGTGGGCGTGCCCGTGACGGGCAGCTACACGCTGCAAGCGGCCTCGTTGGCCAACTTCGGCAGCACACCGGTGTATCTGCTCGACGCCGAAACCGGCCAGCAGGTCGACCTGACCAAGCAAAGCACTTACCGCTTCTCGGCCAGCAACGCCGCCCTGATAACGGGCCGCTTTACGCTCAGCTTCGGCGCCCTGCGGCCCCTGGCCACCAACCCCGCGACGCTGGCGGCCGACGTGAGCGTGTATCCGAACCCGGCCCACGAGCAGTTCTCGGTGCTGATTCCGGCCGTGAGCGGGGCCACGCAGGTAGAAGCCGACCTGCTCAACTCGCTCGGCCAGGTCGTGAGCCACCACACGGCTCCGCTGCCCGCCGCCGGCACGAGCCTTTCCGTGAGTGCCAAGGGCGTGAAGGCCGGCGTGTACACGCTGCGCCTGCGGGCCGGTACGACCACCCTGACCAAGCGCGTGATAGTGCAATAA
- a CDS encoding PID-CTERM protein-sorting domain-containing protein: protein MKYLFLSTVFAVAILGLTSESARAQGPGNGGPQPGATNAPIDGGASALLAAGAAYALRRLRQRRAA, encoded by the coding sequence ATGAAATACCTGTTTCTCTCAACCGTATTCGCAGTAGCTATACTGGGCCTGACCAGTGAATCGGCGCGGGCCCAGGGCCCCGGCAACGGTGGTCCCCAGCCCGGGGCTACCAATGCTCCTATTGATGGTGGCGCTTCGGCGCTGCTGGCCGCCGGAGCCGCCTACGCCCTGCGCCGGCTGCGGCAGCGCCGGGCGGCATAG
- a CDS encoding VOC family protein, translating to MQLGSVALLVRDYDEALAYYVGVLGFRLLEDTSLGQGKRWVRVAPPGAETGLLLARAVAEEQRAAIGNQSGGRVFLFLHTDDFWADYQRLLVRGVRFLEAPRLESYGHVVVFQDLYGNRWDLLEVRRGL from the coding sequence ATGCAACTCGGTTCCGTAGCTCTCCTGGTGCGCGACTACGACGAAGCCCTGGCCTATTACGTGGGAGTGCTGGGCTTCCGGCTGCTGGAAGATACCAGCCTGGGCCAGGGCAAGCGGTGGGTGCGCGTAGCACCGCCCGGGGCTGAGACTGGCCTGCTGCTGGCCCGGGCCGTGGCGGAAGAGCAGCGGGCCGCCATCGGCAACCAGAGCGGCGGGCGGGTATTCCTGTTTCTGCACACCGACGACTTCTGGGCCGACTACCAGCGCCTGCTGGTCCGGGGCGTACGGTTCCTGGAAGCGCCCCGCCTGGAAAGCTACGGCCACGTCGTCGTATTTCAGGACCTGTACGGCAACCGGTGGGACCTGCTGGAAGTGCGGCGCGGCTTATAA
- the meaB gene encoding methylmalonyl Co-A mutase-associated GTPase MeaB, with product MAKRFSVDEYADGILAGNRMVLSRAITLVESTLPTDQHLAQQVLDRVLPHAGRSVRVGITGVPGVGKSTFIEALGLELLRQGKRLAVLAVDPTSQRSGGSILGDKTRMNQLAAQEQAYIRPSPAGRSLGGVTRSTREAMILCEAAGHDVLFIETVGVGQSETAVHGMVDFFLLLMLAGAGDELQGIKKGIMEMADAVTITKADGQNETAAKLARREYQNALHLFPLAPSGWNPVVTTSSALTGAGVAEVWQVVEQYVEQTRQSGYFQRRRQEQNLHWLYEAIRQGLEEQFYAKASVQQQLPALRQQVLEGSKSAFGAAAELLGL from the coding sequence TTGGCCAAGCGCTTTTCCGTTGATGAGTACGCCGACGGCATTTTGGCCGGCAACCGCATGGTGCTGAGCCGGGCCATTACCCTGGTGGAAAGCACCCTGCCCACCGACCAGCACCTGGCCCAGCAGGTCCTCGACCGGGTGCTGCCCCACGCGGGCCGCTCGGTGCGGGTGGGCATTACGGGCGTGCCGGGCGTGGGCAAGAGCACGTTTATCGAGGCCCTGGGCCTGGAGCTGCTGCGGCAGGGCAAGCGCCTGGCCGTGCTGGCCGTCGACCCCACGAGCCAGCGCAGCGGGGGCAGCATCCTGGGCGACAAAACCCGCATGAACCAGCTGGCGGCCCAGGAGCAGGCTTACATCCGGCCCTCGCCGGCGGGCCGCAGCCTGGGCGGCGTCACGCGCAGCACCCGCGAGGCCATGATCTTGTGCGAAGCCGCCGGCCACGACGTCCTTTTCATCGAAACCGTGGGCGTGGGCCAGAGCGAAACGGCCGTGCACGGCATGGTCGACTTTTTCCTGCTGCTGATGCTGGCCGGGGCCGGCGACGAGCTGCAGGGCATCAAGAAGGGCATCATGGAAATGGCCGACGCGGTGACCATCACCAAGGCCGACGGCCAGAACGAAACGGCCGCCAAGCTGGCCCGCCGCGAGTACCAGAACGCCCTGCACCTGTTTCCCCTGGCTCCCTCGGGCTGGAACCCAGTCGTTACCACCAGCTCGGCCCTGACCGGGGCGGGCGTGGCCGAGGTGTGGCAGGTGGTGGAGCAGTACGTGGAGCAAACCCGGCAGAGCGGCTACTTTCAGCGGCGGCGGCAGGAGCAGAACCTGCACTGGCTCTACGAGGCCATCCGGCAGGGCCTGGAAGAGCAGTTCTACGCCAAAGCCAGCGTCCAGCAGCAGTTGCCCGCCCTGCGCCAGCAGGTGCTGGAGGGCAGTAAATCGGCCTTCGGGGCCGCGGCCGAGCTGTTGGGCCTGTAG
- a CDS encoding DUF5723 family protein → MKNLRFALSAGLWLAAATGLRAQSELTSFSIVGRGGVANTFANDYQALGVNPANLARTGNATVAFTIGEGGVGVASESLTRTQIRTFLRTADQPLTSADKRDLARAFTSANALQLNADFTPVAISASFPILGSFAFSNRQRVVAHMALNQNAAEILFLGQDAPIYANYNPATSPLLTEALAGTQVQGTWYNEFNFAFARRLITLPLFRLSGGVGYRYIQGVGVVDVRIEPGQLEAYSAMSPIFKLDYSKLVNNPSFDLRERANGLQPVGKGNGVDLGVALEAGKMLRLGLSVTDIGKMTWEGNLLTASDQKLKKLQSSGIDNADFISAAARIFASGTDSVLTYKPSLTRTAQLPTKLRAGAGLRISNSLELGLDVTLPLNEVAGNITAPFVGAGIDYKPVRFLRLSSGVAGGAGYGFALPLGVAFTTSLYEFGVSTRDLPGLLSAEKPYASVAAGFVRFRFGEIKD, encoded by the coding sequence GTGAAGAATCTTCGTTTTGCCCTGAGTGCCGGCCTGTGGCTGGCCGCCGCTACCGGCTTGCGGGCCCAGAGTGAGCTTACTTCGTTTTCCATCGTGGGGCGGGGCGGCGTGGCCAATACGTTTGCCAACGACTACCAGGCCCTGGGCGTCAATCCGGCTAACCTGGCCCGCACCGGCAACGCCACCGTGGCCTTTACCATCGGGGAAGGCGGCGTGGGCGTGGCTTCCGAGTCGCTCACCCGCACCCAGATCCGCACCTTTCTGCGCACCGCCGACCAGCCCCTGACTTCGGCCGACAAGCGCGACCTGGCCCGGGCCTTCACCTCCGCCAACGCCCTGCAGCTGAATGCCGACTTCACCCCGGTGGCTATTTCGGCCTCCTTCCCGATTCTGGGCAGCTTCGCCTTCAGCAACCGGCAGCGCGTGGTGGCCCACATGGCCCTCAACCAGAACGCGGCGGAAATCCTGTTTCTGGGCCAGGACGCCCCGATTTATGCCAACTACAACCCCGCCACCTCCCCGCTGCTGACCGAGGCGCTGGCCGGCACCCAGGTGCAGGGCACGTGGTACAACGAGTTCAACTTCGCCTTTGCCCGCCGCCTGATTACGCTGCCCCTGTTCCGGCTGTCGGGCGGGGTAGGCTACCGCTACATTCAGGGCGTGGGCGTGGTCGACGTGCGCATCGAGCCGGGGCAGCTGGAAGCCTACAGCGCCATGTCGCCCATCTTTAAGCTCGACTACAGCAAGCTGGTCAACAACCCGTCGTTCGATTTGCGGGAGCGGGCCAACGGGTTGCAGCCCGTGGGCAAGGGCAACGGCGTCGATTTGGGCGTGGCCCTGGAAGCGGGCAAAATGCTGCGTCTGGGCTTGTCGGTCACCGACATCGGCAAGATGACCTGGGAGGGCAACCTGCTCACGGCCTCCGACCAGAAGCTCAAGAAGCTGCAGTCGTCCGGCATCGACAACGCGGATTTCATCAGCGCCGCGGCCCGCATCTTTGCCTCCGGCACCGACAGCGTGCTGACCTACAAGCCCAGCCTGACCCGCACGGCCCAGCTGCCCACCAAGCTGCGCGCCGGGGCCGGCCTGCGCATCTCCAATAGCCTGGAGCTGGGCCTGGACGTGACGCTGCCGCTGAACGAGGTGGCCGGCAACATCACCGCGCCCTTCGTGGGCGCTGGCATCGACTACAAGCCGGTGCGGTTTCTGCGCCTGAGCAGCGGCGTGGCGGGCGGGGCCGGCTACGGCTTTGCCCTGCCGCTGGGCGTGGCCTTCACCACCAGCCTCTACGAGTTTGGCGTCAGCACCCGCGACCTGCCGGGCCTGCTGTCGGCCGAAAAGCCCTACGCCTCGGTGGCCGCCGGCTTCGTGCGGTTCCGCTTCGGCGAAATCAAGGATTAG
- a CDS encoding YncE family protein: MKRLVLSLFFLSSLSAPATVRAQGEQSIWYFGGQAGLKFSGTAAPTPLLDGKMSTYEGSSVATNQQGQLLFYTDGEVVYNRKHQPMLNGKGLMGSKSSAQSALIVPDPGSGNVFYIFTTAPQGSKNGMRYSVVDMTREDGFGDVPRANMLLISPVAEKLAAVKHKNGRDIWVVGHRWNSNAFVSYLVTPEGVETKPILSNVGSMNAGPGRNAIGCMKFSPDGSKLASAIWRESNKFEVFDFDNTTGKVSNPRQFGTYEEAYGVEFSPDGSKLYGTCNGKGGGQAEVWQFDLKTKSKDNAVKVGTSANRKIGSLQLAPDGKIYVAREDNPFLGVIQDPNAAGKACNYVDDGLKLGGRRSKLGLPNFVR, from the coding sequence ATGAAACGCCTTGTTCTTTCCCTGTTTTTCCTCTCCTCCCTGTCGGCGCCGGCCACCGTGCGGGCCCAGGGCGAGCAATCCATCTGGTACTTTGGCGGCCAGGCCGGCCTGAAGTTTTCCGGCACCGCCGCCCCCACCCCGCTGCTCGACGGCAAAATGAGCACTTACGAGGGCTCGTCGGTGGCCACTAACCAGCAGGGCCAGCTGCTCTTCTACACCGATGGCGAGGTAGTATACAACCGCAAGCACCAGCCCATGCTCAACGGCAAGGGCCTGATGGGCAGCAAGTCCAGCGCCCAGAGCGCCCTGATCGTGCCCGACCCCGGCAGCGGCAATGTGTTCTACATCTTCACCACCGCGCCCCAGGGCAGCAAGAACGGCATGCGCTACTCCGTGGTCGACATGACGCGGGAGGACGGCTTCGGCGACGTGCCCCGGGCCAACATGCTGTTGATTTCGCCGGTAGCCGAAAAGCTGGCCGCCGTGAAGCACAAAAACGGCCGCGACATCTGGGTGGTGGGTCACCGCTGGAACTCCAACGCCTTCGTGTCGTACCTGGTCACGCCCGAGGGCGTCGAAACCAAGCCGATTCTGAGCAACGTGGGCAGCATGAACGCCGGGCCGGGCCGGAACGCCATTGGCTGCATGAAATTTTCGCCCGACGGCTCGAAGCTGGCCTCCGCCATCTGGCGCGAAAGCAACAAGTTCGAGGTGTTCGACTTCGACAACACGACCGGCAAAGTGAGCAATCCGCGCCAGTTTGGCACTTACGAGGAAGCCTACGGCGTCGAGTTTTCGCCCGACGGCTCGAAGCTCTACGGCACCTGCAACGGCAAGGGCGGCGGGCAGGCTGAAGTGTGGCAGTTCGACCTGAAAACCAAAAGCAAGGACAACGCGGTGAAAGTCGGCACTTCGGCCAACCGCAAAATCGGCTCGTTGCAGCTGGCTCCCGATGGCAAGATCTACGTGGCCCGCGAAGACAACCCCTTTCTAGGCGTAATTCAGGACCCGAATGCCGCCGGCAAAGCTTGTAACTACGTCGACGACGGCCTCAAGCTCGGCGGCCGCCGCAGCAAGCTGGGCCTGCCCAACTTCGTGCGGTGA
- a CDS encoding NUDIX hydrolase, translating into MNSPLPALRESAVIVPVYRDAAGELQLVLVRRGERGIHGGQLAFPGGKRDPEDDSLLATALREAEEEVGLKPADIRVLLTLPELSTFTGGFHIAPFLASIRRPETWWCQQPEIAEVLEISLRTLADPATHVREWWQLPGWPEPMLVDYYRVGPYQLWGASYRIIHPLIPRLLAGEWDI; encoded by the coding sequence ATGAACTCTCCCCTACCTGCCCTGCGCGAATCAGCCGTGATAGTGCCCGTGTACCGCGACGCGGCCGGCGAGCTGCAGCTGGTGCTGGTGCGGCGCGGCGAGCGGGGCATCCACGGCGGGCAGCTGGCGTTTCCCGGCGGCAAGCGCGACCCGGAAGACGACTCCCTGCTGGCCACGGCCCTGCGCGAGGCCGAGGAGGAAGTGGGCCTGAAGCCTGCCGACATCCGGGTGCTGCTGACCTTGCCCGAGCTGTCTACCTTCACCGGCGGCTTTCACATTGCGCCGTTTCTGGCCAGCATCCGGCGGCCCGAAACGTGGTGGTGCCAGCAGCCCGAAATTGCCGAGGTGCTCGAAATCAGCCTGCGTACCCTCGCCGACCCCGCCACCCACGTGCGGGAGTGGTGGCAGCTGCCCGGCTGGCCCGAGCCCATGCTAGTAGACTACTACCGGGTGGGCCCTTACCAGCTCTGGGGCGCCAGCTACCGGATTATTCATCCCCTGATTCCGCGCCTGCTGGCCGGGGAGTGGGATATTTAG